From a single Saimiri boliviensis isolate mSaiBol1 chromosome 7, mSaiBol1.pri, whole genome shotgun sequence genomic region:
- the GARIN6 gene encoding Golgi-associated RAB2 interactor protein 6 — MEGQCMLPYYTAESSPAMGMFNTSMGKLQRQLYKGEYTIFRYAPMFESDFIQISKTGELIDVHNRARMVTVAIVRTSPYLTLPDVMLLARPAVVCDNARCGPATQERGSPPAQLLELTRLLPLMFVKISIHNSIKKQLHLKLATGRSFYLQLCPPSDASEDLFVHWENLVYILRPPVEAYSGTKAILAGNTSDSSMFEEVHRSPMAYAMKFCEEKEQIRISRLHMNAEMFGSTYYDYTIEI; from the exons ATGGAGGGCCAGTGTATGTTACCATATTACACAGCTGAAAGCAGTCCTGCAATGGGCATGTTTAATACCTCCATGGGAAAGCTGCAGCGGCAACTGTACAAAGGCGAGTATACTATATTCAGGTATGCACCCATGTTTGAGAGCGACTTTATCCAGATCAGCAAAACAGGAGAACTGATTGATGTGCACAACCGTGCCCGAATGGTAACAGTGGCCATCGTTCGCACCAGTCCCTACCTCACACTACCTGATGTCATGCTGCTGGCCCGACCAGCTGTTGTCTGTGACAATGCCAGGTGTGGTCCTGCCACCCAGGAAAGAGGGAGTCCACCTGCACAGCTCTTAGAACTAACCAGGCTGCTTCCCTTGATGTTTGTGAAAATAAGCATCCACAACAGCATAAAAAAACAGCTCCACCTGAAGCTTGCCACTGGCCGCTCTTTTTATCTTCAGCTATGTCCCCCCTCAGATGCAAGTGAAGACCTTTTTGTTCACTGGGAAAACCTTGTTTATATCCTGAGACCACCAGTGGAGGCTTACAGTGGTACCAAGGCCATCCTGGCTGGGAACACTTCAGACTCATCTATGTTTGAGGAAGTGCACAGGAGCCCAATG GCATATGCCATGAAGTTTTGTGAAGAGAAGGAGCAAATCAGAATCAGTAGACTTCACATGAATGCTGAAATGTTTGGGTCCACCTATTATGATTATACAATAGAGATATGA